The window tgttattagttattgatctaacacttctaaaaagtagttatatttaatataaatttatatttatgtggtaatataattttaaattaatataaaatcgctgctttacatcacgccttgaaaaacgccatggctcgccatggctcgttaagcttgaggcttgaccttgccgccacgccacgcttcacgccatttagaaccttgctgATATCATAACAGTAAAAGGCCTTGAGATGACGATCTCGGCCTATGTATTGGTAGATAGACTATACAAGTCCACAACAGTGACTATCATTTTACGACTTCACACAATAAGCCTAACTAAGCGTACAAATCAACGAAGCATGGCTCAATGATAGCATCCATACGACATCTGAAGCACACAATAGCCAGTTAACACAAACCCTAGAACAAGGGAGTATGCTTAAAGGCACCACAAGACAAACCATAATATATGTACTAACATGCCAAAACAACGTGTATACATACAAGAAAACGGAAGAAAACACTTCCAAGAAAAAGTACAAAATAAAGTACACTATTTATGGTTAGTAATGACCAACATTCTTTACTATACACATGGTACATAAAAAGGCAACTACACAACAAACAAAAGGGCAAAACACAAAATCAACCCTcagagcctgaagaagaacctcCCGAATTCGAGCTACCACAAAATTGGCAGAAACTGTCATAATCCAGCTTCCCCAAGCGAAAGAGGCCCGTGAAATCCGTCTCAGTTAGGACAATAGAGCGACATCCACCTCTTCAGCCTTTCTTGCAACACAGTCAAGATCTGGGACTTCAGGTTCTCCGACACTTGTAGAGAAACCACCCAGTCGTTTCCCCTTTTCAAATCTAAGGGCCTCACATGCCTTATGAACACCCCGGACCCCACTGGAAAACTCTGTGCTCTCGATAACCTTGTCGATTACGCGAACCACCCCCTTCTCCAACACCCATTACAAATTACCTCGAGCGACAACACCTTCAACACGGGCTCGACACAATTGACGTTGACACCTTTCTAGTCTGTTTGCTAGCACATCCTTCTCTCGAGTGAGGGAGCTCACTTGGTCCTCAAGTTGCTCTAACCGATCCTCCAAAATGGCCACTTGATCCTCTAAAGTGGCCTTCTCGTAGGCCACAATGATGTTCTGCTCAGCAAAAACTTGGCGACCCGCCTCTGAAACACGAACCTCCTCCCTTATGTCTGCCAAGGAACCTTGCAATATTTTCAACTGCCCCTGATTCTCACCACTATAGCGACCCGATCGGCGGCTGCAACCATAAGGGCAAAGGTCTAGGTCGCAGCGTAGCAAAGGTCACCAATCATACGAGCACTTGAATGGTCCGCAAGCGAGCTCATCGTGGATGGAGGATGAGCGCATCTGATCCATTCCTAGGCGGTAGCGTCTTCCGACAATAAGGAGTCTCTAGTAATCGCCCAGCCCGGAGTGTAGGTCTCAAAAGACGGGGAGTGAGATGAAGTTCCTGTTTCATCAACCAGGGAAGGCTTTTCGCGCTGGaaagaaccttgaggtgaactcGGTGCACCTATAAATATATAGCTGGAACTAGGGTTAACCAAGGGCGAACCAGCGGACGGTGAGGGTGACGCCTCCGGAGAACTAGGCACCACCACTACCTATTTTTTCCCAGAAAATTGGCCGCCGAGAATACCCCGATACCACCAAGAAGCCTGGCCACATATACAATCCTACAAGCTTACGAGGACGAGGACCCGCATCGTTGGATTCTGTCTCCTCATTCGACGACGGCATCACATGCAAAATCCGCCTTTTCCGAGTAGGAGTACTACCTATTCCTGTTTGCACCCCCACAGGCGAACCAGAAGGAACAAAAACCGGCGAGTGAACTGGGGAAACAGCCCCAACGGTCAGCTGGGAAGGCGACACAAGCCCGTTAGAACCTTCATTTCCTCTCTCCACCAAGGGTAGTCTAGTAATCTCTCGCATGCACCTTTCAGACACAGGAGGAGGAAGAGCCTCTACAAGATCGATCTCCCGGTGGCAAAGCTTGCCCTAATAGTGACCACGCAGGGCCATCCCCAAAGAAATCTCGGCCTCAACACCTGTGAAAACAAATACCAAAAGTAAGATCTCACAAGCCAACAAGATATCCTATCCTCACTCCGTTTTCAAAAAAAGTGAGGGGAGGGAGAAGGGTTAATACCGCATTCCACGATGAATATCTACGCTATTTTTCTGCGAGACCTCCAAGCAGCACTCATACCAGCCGCTACAAGAATGAAATCTTCCCAGATCCTCCCAACAATGGTGATGTTTCCCAGATGCTTGCCAAGAGTCAGATTACTCCCAAACAACTTGGGGAGACAGTCAACAAAATATCGGGTTCTACGATATCTACGTCCCACAAGGTTTTGGTTGACCCAAAGCCACTGACGTTGCCAATTTTTCCTTGGAGCGTCTTGTTCAGAAATCAAATGACGAATGCCTCTTCTTTTCGCCAAAGTACGGACCCCGGAATTCGTAGTCGAACAGAAGAAGTAACTAAAAATCCCAAAAAAATTGGTACATAACCCAGATATCGACAAATCAGTTCAAAACCGACGATTTTATTAACATCGCTCGGAGTCAAATCGTCGACGGAAAGGCCATAGTGGTCCACAATCATGTTGAAAAAGTTGGATGTCGGCAAGCGTAATCCCGTTTCAAATAGAGGGATCGGAATCCCTACCTTCTGTTGAGGGCGGTCGTAGATTGACGCCTCCTTTACCAGAATTAGTACGTTGTGCTCTGGTAAGAAGCCAAAGCGATCTTGTAGAAATTGGAACTCCTCAACAGTAGGGACTCTACCGTAATGGTCCATCGTTGAGAAAAGGATGAACAATTGAAAAGAAAATTAATAGAATACCCAAATTGATGCAGCAAAGCCAGAATGGGGATATGAGAGTGAAGAGCCTGGGGAAAAAAAGGGGGGAATTTTAAAGGCAAAACTGGCGTCACGAACTGTCTCTCAACGGAACTGGCACGCATTGACGGTATTGCCTAAAGCCTGTCAAATGACAGAACTAATACCAAACATACACGTGTTGGGACATAGACTCAAACGATGATGCTGTCAAGCTGACGCATACACCTACGAGTCTAAGGGACTTGTTAACGTATCCCTCTGGGGAACGTCAAGAAAGAAGTCAAACTGACACCGGGCTTGGCCTAGTCAGAACCTAGTCTAAAGCCAAATCCGGGCCTTCGCCAACACAAAGAACACTGATATGGTGGTTAAGGCGCAGAACTGCGCCTTAACCCCTATTTCAGGAAGTTACATCCCGACAAACGTGGGACCAATCAGAGAGTCCTACTCTCCCATTAGACGATAGCCACGATCTTCATAAACAATTAGGAGATTCCCTCCCAGCGAATGGGGGAATGAGGCAAAAGGCGTTATGAAGGAGCCTCCAATATGGGTCTGCCACGCCGCACCCTACAAAGGAATCCTCAACAGAATCGGTTGAGGGATACGCCTCTAAAACACGTATAGAATGATCCATCTTCCTGACAAGGAAGGGGACAAAATTCTCTCATCCCTATAATCTTCTACCATCTTTCTCAGATCTCATACTGACTTGATTGTCGGAGCTTCGTCCCGAGAAATCCTCCCGGACGTTGACTAATGGTCATTTTTTTTTGCACCGTGATAACAGGAAAAGATACTCAAACGGATCCCTACTGCAGTTCCAACTCCATCCTCTCCAGCATATCACAACTGTATTCATATTACCAAACAACCTATTTTCGTATCaattctcatagaatagcatTGTTCACACATgtccgcatatatatatatatatatatatatatatatatatatatatatatatatatatagtttaatccAATAAAAATTCATAAAACTTATATGAAATTAGCCATGTTATTAACTATATAACCAAGAATATTTTCTAGCTCAACAATATCAGTGTTGTCATCACTatttgaggttgagggttcaagtcccatCATGGACATAAGTGAGAAATTAAGGTGTTGTATGCTTTTTCGAAGTGAAATTTCAAGAAGTCTGCAGACCACTTTTGCAACCCTCTGCGGCAGAAGAAGTGAATCAAACGACTGCAACCTGTAATAagaagtttgtttgttttttttaacctTTGTAGACTGCTGCAATAAATAGAAATTTAAATAAGCTAATTTTACCAAATTAAAATAGTTTTTCAACacaaatttttaataattttagtcttacaacattgaaataaaattcattacattttttttataaaaacattaaatACTATTAATTAAATACTATTTACGAATTAAATGGATTAACATTAGAATTACATCGTTTTAGCTTAATAACATCCTTGTGAATTGCTTCAAATTGCTCTTGATTTGGAGTTCATTCACAAAAACTTGATTCAACACTTCGAACCAAGCTCCTCTTTGCCTTTGCTTCAGCTGCTCCACAAATACAAGTGTCATTTCAAAGAGCATAAATACATTACATTTTTACCAGCATCCTTCTTATTACAAGCATATACCATTTGACCATTTGCATTTGTTACTAGAGGTGTGCAAGACCAAGGAAATGCAATtaaattaaactttaatattCTATCAAACATTTCATCGACCACATGTAGTGCACAATTTGTTACCCTCTTAAATTATTACCACTAGACATATACACATCCATCCCACTCTTTAGACATCCAATTCAGCTTAACAATAAATTCAATTAATGAAACTAATGGAGTTTTCAACAAAGATTATTGACATTTCAACATAACAAGAGCTTCAATTGATTACATTTCACCAAAAATTATGTCATTTCAGCAGCAATATATGACATTTCAGCAATAAACTATGACATTTCAACAAGAATGCATCATGAATAAAAAAATGACATAAACAAAGATTTGACCACTATAATCAACAAATCAACATAAAAAACCAACATATACTTGCATATGTTGTTGATTTCAACAAAGATTAACTAGAATCTtgtaaatgatatatatatatatatatatatatatatatatatatatatatatatatatatatatatatatatatatatatatatatatatatatatatatatatatatgggtgtaTAACATGTTCAGGAACAATCAATTTCAACATAATATATAGGGAACAATAAATTTGATAGCATCATCTATTTAAGATTCAGCAACAACAAAGATACTAACAAGGATTTaacaaaaaaaacgaaaaaataaGATGAAGCTTGAAAGAATCATTGCTTCGTTGGATTAATCGGTTTATCACAAAGGAAATTTGGGACGATTTTAGTTCTAGGGATATTTTAGGAAACATTACCTTTATGCAGTTTTTGTGTTAGAGTAGGAATCTACttttattagtataaataagGTTAATGTTTAGGATGTTTAAGTTAACTTTTTCTAGCAATAAAGTTCACCAAGTAATTCCTCATTCTTGTTATTTTCTTCTTCTTTGTCCAGTTCATACATTGGACACCAAGGTAATATCAAGTGGTATACCTACATGCTTCAGCAAcaataaacgaaaaaaaaaaaacttaccttaTGAAGGCCGAATGACCAACAACGACGACGGGGACAAGACGATGACGGTGAGGAGGCTGTGCCGGGGAAGGAAGTTGCGATTGAAGATGAAACAGTCGATCGAAGATGCAGTCGTCGAAGGGAAGAGGGGTACGTCATTTTTTTTCTTTACAGAAGAAATaccaatttttaaattttttttaggttTAGGCGTAAAGAGGCAATGTAATTGCTGCCTCAAACAGAACacacatatgtttttaggtttgaagacttttaaaaaaacaaactgTTGTGGGATGAAAAAAATATTATGCATGTGTTGCACCACACAATAAGTGTCAGAagaagttttttatttatttatttatttatttatttttaaacaaaCAACCCTCGAGTGTTAGTTTAGGTTTGATGACTTTTAAAAAACAAACTGTTGTGGAATGAAAAAATATTATGCATATGCTGTGCCGTGCAACAATAAGtgttataagttttttttataaaaaacaaacaacccTCACTTAGTTTAGGAATATATTAGATTTGcaagtaaaaaaaaaacatattaatacTTATATTTACAAATTAATTATGATAtttgaatgattttttttttaaaagacatTAACTTATTTTCGATTACATAATGTGCATCCATTAAAAAGTAAATAAATGAAATCATTACTTAATCAAATCAATTACACTAAAATAGTAAAATTGTAGTTTTGATTATCATAATAACTAACCTAATAATGGTTTTGTGAGAAAGAAGAACACAATCAAATCTACGATTTGGCGATACAATCAAACAACTACATCATTTCATCGTTTGTGTGTATtctttatgtatatatattttttattttttatatatataattaaataaatactAAAAAATAGTACGAATTCATTTATTGTGTGAATAAACAAGAAATATGTGTTGACAATTAAAGCACGAGGCTCCGTTGCAGTCCCGCTGCTGCTTTTTAGTTTTTCTGTTCATTGCCACCAACTTGGTTTGCTGCTTTCTTTCACTTACGCCTCGAAGTTCCAAGAACAACAAACAACAAAAAGCCTTCATATAAATCAATTAAATTAACCTTCCCCATTGCTTTTAATTCAAATCCATGTTCTTTTCATATTACGAGGTTCCACTGCACGCTAACTTCTCTCTCTCCTTCATCAGTTCATTTCAAAACCCTTTATTTATACCCAAAAAGGCAAAAATTCAACTCTGTGATTGAAGAAGTAGGGAGACGATAATGTCAACAAGAAGTAGGAGGGTCAAATGGCACctaacaccaccaccacctagcCCAAAAATCATTAACTTACCTAGAAGGCGTAGTACTCACCGGAAAAAACCCAGAGCCACCGTCAATAAACAACCCATCTCGGCCACCACCGGTTCCGGGATGATTCAGACGTATAATTACAAAGGGAAGCTGGAGAGTTTGTTTGGTGCGGATAGAGAGTTTACGCGTGATCAGGTTGTGCTGTTGAGTTCGTCGGAGAGAAGAGAGAGGGTGGAAgcggaggtggtggaggaggaggaCGCTGGTGGTCGGCTGGCGGAAGAGAAGTGGAGGTTTCAGGCGGAGATATTGCGAGCAGAGTGTAATTTCTTGAGAATGGAAAGGAAGTTCGCGTTAAAGAAATTGGAGAAGAATCGGGTTCGAATTGAAAAAACTCTCAAATCTGCTTTACAAAATCTTGCTTCTGTAAGTCTTTTTTCCCCAATTAACAACATTGTTTAAATACACCGATCTTATTTTGCCTCTGAATTTGATTTTGATCCATTGTTTTACAGGGAAGAAAGAAGCTTTTTGAAGGGAAGAACATGGAAGTGGTGTTGGAGGAAGAAATGAAAGAATTAGCAGAGAAATTAGAGGAGTTGCAGAGTAGCTATAATGGCAGCGACGATCGTGAGCTTCAGAAATGTAAAAACTTCGATAAAAAGGCATCACATTTACAACGAAGATTGGAAAAGCTTGGAGGATTACCAGAGGATGAATACAAGGAGAGGAAGAACGAATCAAGTTTCCATGATCAATCAAATTCTGAAGTCAACGAAAACACCTCCATTTTGAACTGCAAAAGTCAACCCAAGTCCACTGATGTAAGATCATTCCTTCAGTTTATATTAATGATTATAtaactttttttatattttgatccATGGAGGTTATCTGTTTGACTGTTTcatttttgaatttaaatttgcAGGTTGAAATGTTGGAAAGAAAAATGGAGGGGCTATCAAAGGGTGTGTTTGATGTGATGATGGAGAAGGAATATGGATCCATCATCAATAGTTCGGTTGCAAGTTCGGCTTCTACTTCAAAACGAATCGATTTCCCTGATCACTTTTCTTTTTCTAATAGATTTGCTAATCACACCAAGGTACTTTGTGAATCATATTCAGTCCTTATTGGGCTAATATGTAACTTTGGGTTTTGGGCTTGGGGTGTTACCATTTTTTTTTGTGGTTATGTGAAGTGATATTTGAATAAAGAAAGTACATTTTATAATAGGAATCATTGGAGGCTAACAACAAATGCTCGGGGCGTTGTAAGGTGTTGGTGAAGAGAGTAGTGGAGCAAGTGAGAGCCGAGACCGAACAATGGACACAAATGCAAGAGATGCTTGGACAACTGAGACATGAGATGGAAGAGCTTCAAACTTCAAAAGACTTTTGGGAAAGTCAAGCTCTTGCTTCCAATAACCAAATCCAAACCCTCCAATCCGATGTAAGCTCCATGTTTATGTGTGTTGCGCATGCTGATGTTAGTGTCCTACATTAGCTAGACACTGTCTTATCTGTCTTTATATATGTAAACTCTGGCTTTTGTTCCACATATCTAATATTGTATCATGTCACATCATGTCAATGTGACATGTTAGGTGTCTCATATTAGCTAGCTAGAAATAGTCTCATCTGTCTTTATATATCTATCTTTCTCCCTTAAGGAGAAAAAAATCAAGGACTTGACATGATTCAACAATTCTTAacatttttttgttattattttggTTTTAGGTTGAGGAATGGAGAGAGAAGGCAATCAAGTACGAAACGAAGGCCAACAAGCTCGAAACGgaggttgttttggtgaagggtGAGCTTGAAAAGTTAAAGAAAGATGAAATTATCTCAACGCCCAAGAAGCCGGTGGTTTCTTTAGGTAAACAAATCGAAAAGGAGGCAAAGATTGGGATAAGTTGTCGAATGAAGGGACAATGTGATGTTATAGATAGTAATAGACATGAGAAAGTTGAACTAAGTAAGAAAGACTCACAACCATTGTCATTGGGGAAACAACTTGCAAAGGAGAAAAGGATACTCATTTCAAGATTGAAGGAAAACCGAACGAGGGATAATGAAATGTCGAGTGAAGGGCGAAGAAAAGGGTATAATTACTTGGTGAGATCTCCGTTTAAAGATATAGGGAATTCATCATCAAATAGCAATGCAGTTTACCCTTTGCATTGACTAATTAAGTGTTGTTTGAGGTGGTATTAGGCTAATAATGCATTTTTTATGCATGTCAATTGTTTAATTAATGTTAAATTTGAGAAGGAACTCATGATTCATGAAAGTGATATCTTTTTTTGAATGTGTGGAGTAATGGTGGATCTTTGTAATCACTTTTTTGTATATATTGACTGGATCGTCTTGTACTATTACAACTGGCCTACTGGGAGTGGGAGTGGGAGGTGGGGGCGATGGTTTCGTTATGTAATAAGTAGGACCGTATAAAAGGATTCAGGACTGACAGGCCCAACATGTCTTTGACTACTTCTAAAATTCTAATTGGGttagtttttcatttttaatgttttatttgaTTGAGTAGGGtgttttaatttattatatttaagaTTTTATGTAAAACGTTTTAATATCATTATCATTGTTGTGAAACTTGCCATGTTCAGCCGAGTTTTTTGGAATTTGACATATACCTGGGCAATTTTCTGTAAATctatcaaaaaataaaattggcAAAATCGATTCAACTCCGTCAACTtggtaattttgattttttttaatacataaatatatttgTTAAGTAATTAATTGAACTTATATCAcatatttagttatttattaaaccttttgttgtttaattttaattttctaCAGTTTAATGTAAATTTGATGGAAAAAAGAAATTTTGATAATTAACTCATTACTCTAATATTAAAGAATAAAGggcaaaatacaaaaaaaaaaaaaaaaaaaaaaaaaaaaaagaaactattTATCTACCAAAATTCAGAAAAACCCTtacattttgtttatatattgaAAAACCCTTACATTTGTAGTTACCTTTCACATTAAACAAAATATCTGTtttttaagaaataaatgtttttCTACATGATATTTATCTTTTACGTTTTTAGGTTAACATGAAAACAAAAATAAGTGTTGTTGCCTCTTGTCTAAGGTAAACTcagggccggtccagacggtgggTAACTCGGGAGACCGCCCAGGGCCCACGGCTCTAGGGGCCCCAAA of the Lactuca sativa cultivar Salinas chromosome 6, Lsat_Salinas_v11, whole genome shotgun sequence genome contains:
- the LOC111894167 gene encoding uncharacterized protein LOC111894167; this encodes MSTRSRRVKWHLTPPPPSPKIINLPRRRSTHRKKPRATVNKQPISATTGSGMIQTYNYKGKLESLFGADREFTRDQVVLLSSSERRERVEAEVVEEEDAGGRLAEEKWRFQAEILRAECNFLRMERKFALKKLEKNRVRIEKTLKSALQNLASGRKKLFEGKNMEVVLEEEMKELAEKLEELQSSYNGSDDRELQKCKNFDKKASHLQRRLEKLGGLPEDEYKERKNESSFHDQSNSEVNENTSILNCKSQPKSTDVEMLERKMEGLSKGVFDVMMEKEYGSIINSSVASSASTSKRIDFPDHFSFSNRFANHTKESLEANNKCSGRCKVLVKRVVEQVRAETEQWTQMQEMLGQLRHEMEELQTSKDFWESQALASNNQIQTLQSDVEEWREKAIKYETKANKLETEVVLVKGELEKLKKDEIISTPKKPVVSLGKQIEKEAKIGISCRMKGQCDVIDSNRHEKVELSKKDSQPLSLGKQLAKEKRILISRLKENRTRDNEMSSEGRRKGYNYLVRSPFKDIGNSSSNSNAVYPLH